CATGAGCATCGTTTTTTACTCAGAAGATAAACCAACACCTTTGAGAGGGCATGAAATTAGCGATGCTTTAATAGAGCTTTTAGCAATCACAAGATGGGAGGATTTAGATTTCCTAATTATAGACATGCCCCCCGGAATGGGAGATCAGTTCTTGGATGTTCTGAGATTTCTAAAGAGGGGAGAATTTCTGGTTGTTGCTACACCCTCAAAGCTTGCTGTAAATGTTGTTAAAAAACTGCTTGAACTCCTCAAGGAGCAGAATCTCAAGACAATCGGTATCATTGAAAACATGAAACTGGACGATGAAAAAAACATTCAAAAACTCGCTGAAGAGTTTGGAGTTCCATACCTAATCGGTATTCCACTTTACAGGGACTTGGACGCAAAAATTGGCAACGTTGAAGAGCTTTTAAAGAGTGAATTCACAAAGAAGATCAGGGAAGTTGCTGAAAAGCTCTAATTTCATTTTATTTTTTGGTGATAGAAATGCTTAAGGAGTTTCTCCAAGGAGCTAAAAAGGTTGTAATCTGCGGCATTGGGAATGAGGTTAGGGGAGATGACGCTTTTGGAGTCATAGTGGCAGAAGAGCTTAAAAGTAGGCTGAAAAGTGAAAAAATCGTTATTCTCAACTGTGGAGAAGTCCCAGAGAGCTATGTTGGTAAAATAATCAATGAAAAACCTACACACGTTATATTCATAGATGCAGTTGACTTTGGGGGCAAACCTGGAGAAATTGTAATTGCAGACCCTGAGGGAACACTGGGAGAAAGTTTTTCAACACACAAGCTTCCGCTTAAGCTCTTAGTTGGCTATTTAAAGCAGAATATAAACGCAAAGTTTATCTTAATTGGATGTCAGCCAAAGCACCTGGGTCTGTTTGTAGAGATAAGTGAAGAGGTAAGGGATAGTGCAGAAAAATTAATTGAAATCTTAGCTCAAGAACTGGAGTTCTAACTTCTTTTCTCCAAAATTTTATCCAAAAAACTTTAAAATAAGCATGCTCAACACACTTTACGGGCTTTTTAAGAGCTTAAAAACTTGGGAGGTGCTTAAGGTGAGAGAAATTATAGCCAAAGTAAAGGAGAAAACAAATATCCCCGTTTATGAGAGAACAATAGAGAACGTTGTGAGCGCAGTTCAAGCGAGCAGTGACATATGGAGGATTGTAGAT
Above is a genomic segment from Thermococcus sp. SY098 containing:
- a CDS encoding Mrp/NBP35 family ATP-binding protein is translated as MIDPRIKAIEARLEKVKRIIPVVSGKGGVGKSLISTTLALILAEKGYKVGLLDLDFHGASDHVILGFEPKEFPKEDRGIVPPEVHGIKFMSIVFYSEDKPTPLRGHEISDALIELLAITRWEDLDFLIIDMPPGMGDQFLDVLRFLKRGEFLVVATPSKLAVNVVKKLLELLKEQNLKTIGIIENMKLDDEKNIQKLAEEFGVPYLIGIPLYRDLDAKIGNVEELLKSEFTKKIREVAEKL
- the hycI gene encoding hydrogenase maturation peptidase HycI codes for the protein MLKEFLQGAKKVVICGIGNEVRGDDAFGVIVAEELKSRLKSEKIVILNCGEVPESYVGKIINEKPTHVIFIDAVDFGGKPGEIVIADPEGTLGESFSTHKLPLKLLVGYLKQNINAKFILIGCQPKHLGLFVEISEEVRDSAEKLIEILAQELEF